A DNA window from Dehalococcoidia bacterium contains the following coding sequences:
- a CDS encoding alcohol dehydrogenase catalytic domain-containing protein, protein MRAALYAGPRTFELQEIERPQPGHGEALIRVRSVGVCGSDLHFFRGEFPVPKGFILGHECAGEIEALGDGVTGFARGDRVALELFTVCLTCVQCRMGNYHLCPSRKASGLNAPGGLREYMTVPAYAMYKLPPEVDCELGALVEPLAVDVHGLRLVDVRFGDTVAILGAGTIGLLTIAAAKAMGATHVAITARHAHQRAMAVAIGADAVYDATDEGIARMAADLGGADVVVETVGGHADTLGHAMTIAGPSARISVLGAFTQPVQLHPIFFFLKELRLVGSNCYGRGGRRSDYELAIEIMRRNADKLRALITHRFPLDRIDDAYATADDKSSGAIKVHITP, encoded by the coding sequence ATGAGAGCAGCGCTGTACGCGGGGCCGCGCACGTTCGAGCTGCAGGAGATCGAGCGCCCGCAGCCGGGGCACGGGGAAGCGCTGATCCGCGTGCGAAGCGTCGGCGTGTGCGGCAGCGACCTCCACTTCTTCCGCGGTGAATTCCCCGTGCCGAAGGGGTTCATCCTGGGGCATGAGTGCGCGGGCGAGATCGAAGCGCTCGGCGACGGCGTGACGGGGTTTGCGCGGGGCGACCGCGTCGCGCTCGAGCTGTTCACCGTCTGCCTGACGTGCGTGCAGTGCCGGATGGGCAACTACCACCTCTGCCCGTCGCGGAAGGCCAGCGGGTTGAACGCGCCCGGCGGCCTTCGCGAGTACATGACCGTGCCGGCCTATGCGATGTACAAACTGCCGCCGGAGGTGGACTGCGAACTGGGCGCGCTCGTCGAGCCGCTCGCCGTGGACGTGCACGGACTGCGGCTCGTCGACGTCCGGTTCGGCGATACTGTCGCCATCCTCGGCGCGGGCACGATCGGCCTGCTGACCATCGCCGCGGCAAAGGCGATGGGCGCGACGCACGTGGCGATCACGGCGCGTCATGCGCACCAGCGCGCGATGGCGGTGGCGATCGGCGCCGACGCCGTCTACGACGCAACGGACGAGGGCATCGCACGGATGGCGGCGGACCTGGGCGGCGCCGACGTCGTGGTGGAGACCGTGGGCGGCCATGCCGACACGCTTGGCCACGCGATGACGATCGCGGGGCCGAGCGCGCGGATCAGCGTGCTGGGGGCGTTCACGCAGCCCGTGCAGCTCCATCCGATCTTCTTCTTTCTCAAGGAACTGCGGCTCGTCGGCTCCAACTGCTACGGGCGGGGCGGCCGCCGGTCCGACTACGAACTGGCGATCGAGATCATGCGCCGTAATGCTGACAAACTGCGCGCGCTGATCACGCACCGCTTCCCGCTCGACCGCATCGATGATGCGTACGCCACCGCCGACGACAAGAGCAGCGGCGCCATCAAGGTGCACATCACGCCGTAG